A genomic segment from Pseudomonas sp. S09G 359 encodes:
- the speB gene encoding agmatinase, translated as MDKIFHQPLGGNEMPRFAGIATMMRLPHLQSAKGLDAAFVGVPLDIGTSLRAGTRFGPREIRAESVMIRPYNMATGAAPFDSLSVADIGDVAINTFNLLDAVRIIEEAYDEILEHDVIPMTLGGDHTITLPILRAIHKKHGKVGLVHIDAHADVNDHMFGEKIAHGTTFRRAVEEGLLDCDRVVQIGLRAQGYTAEDFNWSRKQGFRVVQAEECWHHSLAPLMAEVREKVGGGPVYLSFDIDGIDPAWAPGTGTPEIGGLTTIQAIEIIRGCQGLDLIGCDLVEVSPPYDTTGNTSLLGANLLYEMLCVLPGVAHR; from the coding sequence GTGGACAAGATTTTCCACCAACCACTGGGCGGCAACGAAATGCCGCGCTTCGCCGGCATCGCCACCATGATGCGTCTTCCCCATTTGCAGTCGGCCAAGGGCCTGGACGCCGCCTTTGTCGGCGTGCCCCTGGACATCGGCACCTCGCTGCGCGCCGGTACCCGTTTCGGGCCACGCGAAATCCGCGCCGAGTCGGTGATGATCCGCCCTTACAACATGGCCACCGGTGCTGCGCCCTTCGACTCGTTGTCGGTGGCCGACATCGGCGACGTGGCGATCAACACCTTCAACCTGCTCGACGCCGTGCGCATCATTGAAGAAGCCTACGACGAGATCCTTGAACACGACGTGATCCCGATGACCCTGGGCGGCGACCACACCATCACCCTGCCGATCCTGCGCGCGATCCACAAGAAACACGGCAAGGTCGGGCTGGTGCACATCGATGCCCACGCCGACGTCAACGACCATATGTTCGGCGAGAAAATCGCCCACGGCACCACCTTCCGCCGCGCCGTGGAAGAAGGCCTGCTCGACTGCGACCGCGTGGTGCAAATCGGCCTGCGCGCCCAGGGCTACACCGCCGAAGACTTCAACTGGAGCCGCAAACAGGGCTTCCGTGTGGTCCAGGCTGAAGAATGCTGGCACCACTCCCTCGCGCCGTTGATGGCCGAAGTGCGGGAAAAAGTCGGCGGCGGCCCGGTGTACCTGAGCTTTGATATCGACGGTATCGACCCCGCGTGGGCGCCCGGCACCGGCACCCCGGAAATCGGCGGGCTCACCACCATCCAGGCGATCGAGATTATCCGTGGCTGCCAGGGCCTCGACCTGATTGGTTGTGATCTGGTAGAAGTTTCGCCGCCCTACGACACCACCGGCAATACCTCGCTGCTGGGCGCCAACCTGCTGTACGAAATGCTCTGCGTACTGCCTGGCGTGGCGCACCGCTGA
- the cysM gene encoding cysteine synthase CysM has protein sequence MTLQYPTIADCVGNTPLVRLQRMAGETSNTLLLKLEGNNPAGSVKDRPALSMITRAELRGQIKPGDTLIEATSGNTGIALAMAAAIKGYKMVLIMPDNGSAERKAAMTAYGAELVLVTQEEGMEGARDLAERMAAEGRGVVLDQFANGDNPEAHYTSTGPEIWRQTQGTITHFVSSMGTTGTIMGNSRYLKEQNPAIQIVGLQPMEGAAIPGIRRWPEEYLPKIYNATRVDRIIDMAQREAEDTTRRLAREEGIFCGVSSGGAVAGMLRLSKEVENAVIVAIICDRGDRYLSTGIFDEPN, from the coding sequence ATGACCTTGCAGTACCCTACAATCGCCGATTGCGTCGGCAACACGCCCCTGGTCCGCTTGCAACGCATGGCGGGTGAAACCAGCAATACCCTGTTGCTTAAACTCGAGGGCAACAACCCGGCCGGCTCGGTAAAAGACCGCCCGGCGCTGTCGATGATCACCCGCGCCGAGCTGCGCGGGCAGATCAAGCCCGGCGACACCCTGATCGAAGCCACCTCGGGTAACACCGGGATCGCCCTGGCCATGGCTGCCGCGATCAAGGGCTACAAGATGGTGCTGATCATGCCCGACAACGGCAGCGCCGAGCGCAAGGCAGCCATGACTGCCTATGGCGCCGAGTTGGTGCTGGTGACCCAGGAAGAGGGCATGGAAGGCGCCCGCGACCTCGCCGAGCGGATGGCCGCCGAAGGCCGTGGCGTGGTGTTGGACCAGTTTGCCAATGGCGATAACCCTGAGGCGCACTACACCAGCACCGGCCCGGAAATCTGGCGCCAGACCCAGGGCACCATCACCCATTTCGTCAGTTCCATGGGCACCACCGGCACCATCATGGGCAACTCGCGCTACCTCAAGGAGCAGAACCCGGCGATCCAGATCGTTGGCCTGCAACCGATGGAAGGCGCGGCTATCCCCGGTATCCGCCGCTGGCCCGAAGAGTATTTGCCGAAGATCTACAACGCGACCCGTGTGGACCGCATCATCGACATGGCCCAGCGTGAAGCCGAAGACACCACGCGCCGCCTGGCCCGTGAAGAAGGCATTTTCTGCGGCGTGTCCTCCGGTGGCGCCGTGGCGGGCATGTTGCGCCTGTCCAAAGAAGTGGAAAACGCGGTGATCGTCGCGATCATCTGTGACCGAGGCGACCGTTACCTGTCGACCGGCATCTTCGACGAACCCAACTGA
- a CDS encoding LysR family transcriptional regulator, translating to MANALPDLKLLRIFVSVVRHQGFANAQHELNLSTSAISTYMSQLESALGLVLCHRGRGGFSLTSKGELFHQETLRLLGELEGFEQYAAALKGELRGTLKLGVLDSTVSDKALPFAEVIGAYSLEHPAVHLHLSVMSPYELQLGVQDNRLDLAIGAFSNRMSGLIYMPLYREQHWLYCSTRHPLFNERRIPEQVITQQRMVGRGYWSQAELARHGFKHSAATVESMEAQLILVLSGAYIGYLPEHYAQAWADKGDLRVLLPATFGYQAPFSMIMRRGRSREPLIQTFRDLLKAQLNQA from the coding sequence ATGGCCAACGCCTTGCCCGACCTGAAACTCCTGCGCATCTTTGTCAGCGTCGTGCGGCATCAGGGGTTCGCCAATGCCCAGCACGAACTCAACCTGTCCACCTCGGCCATCAGCACTTATATGAGCCAGTTGGAAAGCGCGTTGGGCCTGGTGCTCTGCCATCGCGGGCGCGGCGGGTTCAGCCTGACCAGCAAGGGCGAGTTGTTCCACCAGGAAACCCTGCGTTTGCTCGGTGAACTGGAAGGCTTCGAGCAATACGCCGCCGCGCTCAAGGGCGAGTTGCGCGGTACCCTCAAGCTCGGCGTACTCGACTCCACCGTCAGCGACAAGGCCCTGCCGTTCGCCGAAGTGATCGGCGCCTACAGCCTGGAGCACCCGGCGGTGCACTTGCATTTGTCGGTGATGAGCCCTTACGAGCTGCAGCTCGGTGTGCAGGACAATCGCCTGGACCTGGCCATCGGGGCCTTTTCCAACCGCATGAGCGGGTTGATCTATATGCCGCTGTATCGCGAGCAGCATTGGCTGTATTGCAGCACGCGGCATCCTTTATTCAATGAGCGGCGTATCCCCGAACAGGTGATCACCCAGCAACGCATGGTGGGTCGCGGCTACTGGAGCCAGGCCGAACTCGCGCGCCACGGCTTCAAGCACAGCGCGGCCACGGTAGAAAGTATGGAGGCGCAGCTGATTCTGGTGCTGTCCGGCGCCTACATCGGTTACCTGCCCGAACATTACGCCCAGGCCTGGGCCGATAAGGGCGACCTGCGCGTGCTGCTGCCGGCCACCTTCGGCTACCAGGCGCCGTTCTCGATGATCATGCGTCGGGGCCGCAGCCGCGAACCGCTGATCCAGACCTTCCGCGATCTGCTCAAAGCCCAGCTCAACCAGGCCTGA
- the relA gene encoding GTP diphosphokinase, translating into MVQVRAHQPINTDGSINLEAWLDHAISVDPALDREALKAACEFARESEQQDNAAKNLWAEGTSSFRTGLEIAEILADLKLDQDSLIAAVLYRGVREGHIQLPTVSQRFGAVVAKLIDGVLRMAAISASLSPRQSMVLGTQGQVENLRKMLVAMVDDVRVALIKLAERTCAIRAVKTADDEKRNRVAREVFDIYAPLAHRLGIGHIKWELEDLSFRYLEPDQYKQIATLLHERRLDRERFITDVMGQLRSELQATGVDADISGRAKHIYSIWRKMQRKGLAFSQIYDVRAVRVLVPEMRDCYTALGIVHTLWRHIPKEFDDYIANPKENGYRSLHTAVIGPEGKVLEVQIRTHAMHEEAELGVCAHWRYKGTDVKAGSNQYEEKISWLRQVLEWHEELGDIGGLAEQLRVDIEPDRVYIFTPDGHAIDLPKGATPLDFAYRVHTEIGHNCRGAKINGRIVPLNYSLQTGEQVEIITSKHGTPSRDWLNPNLGYITTSRARAKIVHWFKLQARDQNVAAGKTLLERELARLGLPQVDFDKLAEKANMKIAEDMFAALGAGDLRLAQLVNLAQQLVEPERGSEQLELIPRKATGYKPGKRGDIQIQGVGNLMTQIAGCCQPLPGDAIVGYITQGRGVSIHRQDCASVLQLGGREPERIIQVSWGPVPVLTYPVDIVIRAYDRSGLLRDVSQVLLNERINVLAVNTRSNKEDNTALMSLTIEIPGLDALGRLLGRISQLPNIIETRRNRTP; encoded by the coding sequence ATGGTACAGGTGAGAGCACACCAGCCGATCAACACCGACGGCAGTATCAATCTCGAGGCATGGCTGGATCATGCCATCAGTGTCGACCCGGCACTGGACCGTGAAGCCTTGAAAGCAGCCTGCGAGTTCGCTCGTGAGTCTGAGCAGCAAGACAATGCGGCCAAGAACCTGTGGGCCGAAGGCACTTCAAGCTTTCGCACCGGGTTGGAAATCGCCGAGATCCTCGCCGATCTCAAGCTCGACCAGGATTCGCTGATCGCCGCCGTGCTCTATCGCGGCGTGCGTGAAGGGCATATCCAGTTGCCGACGGTCAGCCAGCGTTTCGGCGCCGTGGTGGCCAAGCTGATCGACGGCGTGCTGCGCATGGCCGCCATCAGTGCCAGCCTCAGCCCGCGTCAGTCCATGGTGCTGGGCACCCAGGGCCAGGTCGAGAACCTGCGCAAGATGCTCGTGGCGATGGTCGACGACGTCCGCGTCGCCTTGATCAAGCTGGCCGAACGCACCTGCGCGATCCGTGCGGTGAAAACCGCCGACGACGAGAAACGCAATCGCGTCGCTCGTGAAGTCTTCGATATCTATGCGCCGCTGGCTCACCGCCTGGGTATCGGCCATATCAAGTGGGAGCTGGAGGACTTGTCCTTTCGCTACCTCGAGCCCGACCAATACAAACAGATCGCCACGCTGCTGCACGAGCGGCGACTCGACCGTGAGCGCTTTATCACCGACGTGATGGGCCAGCTGCGTTCCGAGTTGCAGGCCACCGGCGTGGACGCCGATATCAGCGGCCGGGCCAAACACATTTATTCGATCTGGCGCAAAATGCAGCGCAAGGGCCTGGCGTTCAGCCAGATCTACGATGTGCGCGCGGTGCGTGTGCTGGTGCCGGAAATGCGCGATTGCTACACCGCGCTGGGCATCGTCCACACCCTGTGGCGGCACATTCCCAAGGAGTTCGACGACTACATCGCCAACCCCAAGGAAAACGGCTATCGCTCGCTGCACACTGCGGTGATCGGCCCCGAGGGCAAGGTGCTGGAAGTGCAGATCCGCACCCACGCCATGCACGAAGAGGCCGAACTGGGCGTGTGTGCGCACTGGCGCTACAAGGGCACCGACGTCAAGGCCGGGTCCAACCAGTACGAAGAAAAAATCTCCTGGCTGCGCCAAGTGCTGGAATGGCACGAAGAACTCGGCGACATCGGCGGCCTGGCCGAACAGCTGCGGGTGGATATCGAGCCGGACCGGGTCTACATCTTCACGCCCGACGGCCACGCCATCGACTTGCCCAAGGGCGCCACACCGCTGGACTTCGCCTACCGCGTGCACACCGAGATCGGCCACAACTGCCGTGGCGCCAAGATCAACGGGCGCATCGTACCGCTCAACTACAGCCTGCAAACCGGTGAGCAGGTCGAGATCATCACCAGCAAGCACGGCACGCCGAGCCGCGACTGGCTGAACCCGAACCTGGGCTACATCACCACGTCGCGGGCGCGGGCGAAGATCGTCCACTGGTTCAAGTTGCAGGCGCGCGACCAGAACGTCGCCGCCGGCAAGACCCTGCTCGAACGCGAACTGGCGCGCCTGGGCCTGCCCCAGGTGGACTTCGACAAGTTGGCCGAAAAAGCCAACATGAAGATCGCCGAAGACATGTTCGCGGCCCTCGGTGCCGGCGACCTGCGCCTGGCGCAACTGGTCAACCTGGCCCAGCAGTTGGTGGAGCCGGAACGCGGCAGCGAACAGCTGGAACTGATCCCACGCAAAGCCACCGGCTACAAGCCCGGCAAGCGCGGCGATATCCAGATCCAGGGGGTGGGCAACCTGATGACGCAAATCGCCGGGTGCTGCCAGCCGTTGCCGGGCGACGCCATTGTCGGCTACATCACCCAGGGCCGTGGGGTGAGCATTCACCGCCAGGATTGTGCCTCGGTGCTGCAGTTGGGCGGGCGTGAGCCGGAGCGGATCATCCAGGTCAGCTGGGGCCCGGTGCCGGTGCTCACCTACCCGGTGGACATCGTCATCCGTGCCTACGACCGTTCCGGTTTGCTGCGTGACGTCTCGCAAGTGCTGCTCAATGAGCGGATCAACGTGCTGGCGGTCAACACCCGCTCGAACAAAGAGGACAACACCGCGTTGATGTCCCTGACCATCGAGATTCCGGGGTTGGATGCATTGGGACGGTTGCTGGGGCGGATTTCGCAGTTGCCGAACATCATCGAGACACGCCGCAACCGTACCCCATGA
- the rlmD gene encoding 23S rRNA (uracil(1939)-C(5))-methyltransferase RlmD, translated as MAKHERGLRFQPTGGSRAPQIPVGKKQRLTIERLANDGRGIVFFEGRTWFVNGALAGEEVEARVLGAHGKVVEARTERVFKASELRRPAPCAHVGRCGGCSVQHLPHDEQLALKQRMLAEQLSRVAGVEPQEWAAPLSGPEFGYRRRARVAVRWDAKAKTLEVGFRAVASQDIVAIDDCPVLVQALQPIMQRLPNMLRRLSKPQALGHVELFSGSSIAVLLRHMAPLSDADLQVLKEFCAFHEAQLWLHGEGQPEPVEPDQALGFRLEAWDLELAYRPGDFVQVNAGVNEAMVAQALEWLAPQPDERVLDLFCGLGNFALPLAKQVREVVAVEGVQTMVERAALNAVSNNLHNAQFFQADLSQPLIDAQWAKQGFSAVLLDPPRDGALEVVRKLATLGAKRLVYVSCNPATLARDTVELVKQGYRLKRAGILDMFPQTAHVEAMALFEAG; from the coding sequence ATGGCCAAGCACGAGAGAGGCCTGCGCTTCCAACCGACGGGCGGCAGCCGGGCCCCACAGATTCCCGTGGGCAAGAAACAACGCCTGACCATCGAGCGCCTGGCCAATGACGGCCGTGGCATCGTGTTCTTTGAAGGCCGCACCTGGTTCGTCAACGGCGCGCTCGCCGGCGAAGAGGTCGAAGCGCGGGTACTGGGCGCCCATGGCAAAGTGGTCGAGGCGCGTACCGAGCGCGTTTTCAAAGCCAGCGAACTGCGCCGCCCGGCGCCGTGTGCACATGTTGGCCGCTGTGGCGGTTGCAGCGTGCAGCATTTGCCCCATGACGAACAACTCGCCCTGAAACAGCGCATGCTCGCCGAGCAACTGTCCCGCGTGGCCGGTGTCGAACCGCAAGAGTGGGCAGCGCCTTTGAGTGGGCCGGAATTCGGCTACCGACGCCGTGCGCGTGTGGCCGTGCGTTGGGACGCCAAGGCGAAAACCCTCGAGGTGGGCTTCCGCGCCGTGGCCAGCCAGGACATCGTTGCCATCGATGATTGCCCGGTGCTGGTACAGGCCTTGCAACCGATCATGCAGCGCTTGCCGAACATGCTGCGCCGCCTGAGCAAACCGCAGGCCTTGGGGCATGTGGAACTGTTCAGTGGTTCATCCATCGCCGTGTTGCTGCGGCATATGGCGCCGTTGTCGGACGCGGACCTGCAGGTGTTGAAAGAATTTTGTGCTTTCCATGAAGCCCAATTGTGGCTGCATGGCGAGGGCCAACCGGAGCCCGTGGAGCCTGACCAGGCGCTCGGTTTTCGATTGGAGGCCTGGGACCTGGAACTGGCTTACCGGCCAGGCGATTTTGTCCAGGTCAACGCCGGGGTTAACGAGGCGATGGTCGCCCAGGCCCTGGAATGGCTGGCGCCGCAGCCGGATGAGCGCGTGCTGGATTTGTTTTGCGGCCTTGGCAACTTTGCCTTGCCGCTGGCTAAACAAGTTCGCGAAGTCGTGGCGGTGGAAGGCGTGCAGACCATGGTCGAGCGGGCGGCGCTCAACGCCGTCAGCAACAATTTGCATAATGCGCAGTTTTTTCAGGCCGATTTGTCCCAGCCTTTGATTGACGCGCAGTGGGCCAAACAGGGCTTTTCTGCGGTACTCTTGGACCCACCCCGTGACGGTGCCCTGGAGGTTGTGCGTAAGCTCGCCACCCTGGGGGCCAAGCGCCTGGTGTATGTGTCCTGCAACCCGGCCACGCTGGCGCGGGACACGGTTGAGTTGGTCAAGCAAGGCTACCGGCTAAAACGTGCCGGGATCCTCGACATGTTTCCGCAGACTGCGCATGTCGAGGCCATGGCGTTATTTGAAGCGGGCTAG
- a CDS encoding cytosine permease encodes MNNKNNQNSIRKIETNGVEQIPDHERTASPKDLFRLIFGGANTFATAVLGSFPVLFGLSFQAGVWAIVLGVLVGALILAPMGLFGPINGTNNAVSSGAHFGVHGRIVGSFLSLLTAIAFFSLSVWSSGDALVGGAKRLVGLPETDLTLGLAYGLFALLVLTVCIYGFRFMLWVNRIAVWAASLLFLLGIFAFAPAFDSHFAGTVAIGQSGFWAAFIGAALVAMSNPISFGAFLGDWSRYIPRETPKMRIMLAVVLAQIATLIPFLFGLATATIVAIKAPDYIAANNYVGGLLAVAPTWFFLPVCLIAVIGGMSTGTTSLYGTGLDMSSVFPRLLSRVKATLLIGVMSIAFIFIGRFAANLVQSVSTFAVLIITCTTPWMVMMIIGLIVRRGFYCPDDLQVFTRGETGGRYWFSHGWNWRGLGAWIPSALVGLCFVNLPGQFVGPLGNLADGIDISLPVTLGLASVVYLTLLRVFPEPAEVYGPRGTSPLTPQDSVATASVPTA; translated from the coding sequence ATGAATAATAAAAACAACCAAAACAGTATTCGCAAAATAGAAACCAACGGGGTCGAACAGATCCCGGACCACGAACGTACCGCCAGCCCCAAGGATCTGTTCCGCCTGATCTTCGGCGGTGCCAATACCTTCGCCACTGCCGTGCTGGGCTCGTTCCCGGTGCTGTTCGGCTTGTCGTTCCAGGCCGGTGTCTGGGCGATTGTGCTGGGTGTGTTGGTGGGCGCGCTGATCCTGGCGCCCATGGGCCTGTTCGGGCCGATCAACGGTACCAACAACGCCGTGTCTTCCGGTGCGCACTTTGGTGTGCATGGGCGGATTGTCGGCTCGTTTCTGTCGCTGCTGACAGCGATTGCCTTCTTCTCACTGTCGGTGTGGAGTTCAGGCGATGCGCTGGTGGGGGGTGCGAAACGTCTGGTGGGCCTGCCGGAAACTGACCTGACCCTGGGCCTGGCCTACGGCCTGTTCGCCCTGCTGGTGCTGACGGTGTGCATCTACGGCTTCCGCTTTATGCTGTGGGTCAACCGCATTGCGGTGTGGGCGGCAAGCCTGCTGTTTTTGCTCGGTATCTTCGCCTTCGCACCGGCCTTCGACAGCCATTTTGCCGGCACCGTCGCCATCGGCCAGAGCGGCTTCTGGGCGGCCTTCATTGGCGCCGCGCTGGTGGCCATGAGCAACCCGATTTCCTTCGGTGCGTTCCTCGGCGACTGGTCGCGCTACATCCCACGTGAAACACCGAAAATGCGCATCATGTTGGCCGTGGTGTTGGCGCAGATCGCCACGTTGATCCCGTTCCTGTTCGGCCTGGCCACCGCGACCATCGTGGCGATCAAGGCACCGGACTACATCGCGGCCAACAACTATGTCGGCGGTTTGCTGGCGGTGGCGCCGACCTGGTTCTTCCTGCCGGTGTGCCTGATTGCAGTGATCGGCGGCATGTCCACCGGCACCACCTCGCTGTATGGCACCGGGCTGGACATGTCCAGTGTGTTCCCGCGCCTGCTGTCGCGGGTCAAGGCCACGCTGCTGATCGGGGTGATGTCGATTGCCTTCATTTTTATCGGACGTTTCGCCGCCAATCTGGTGCAGAGCGTGTCGACCTTCGCCGTGCTGATCATCACCTGCACCACGCCGTGGATGGTGATGATGATCATCGGCCTGATCGTACGTCGCGGCTTCTACTGCCCGGATGACCTGCAGGTCTTTACCCGCGGTGAAACCGGTGGCCGTTACTGGTTCAGCCATGGCTGGAACTGGCGCGGGCTGGGGGCATGGATTCCAAGTGCGCTGGTGGGTTTGTGCTTTGTGAACCTGCCGGGGCAGTTTGTGGGGCCACTGGGCAACCTGGCCGATGGCATCGATATCAGCTTGCCGGTGACCTTGGGACTGGCCTCGGTGGTGTACCTGACCTTGCTGCGCGTGTTCCCGGAACCGGCTGAGG
- a CDS encoding tRNA-uridine aminocarboxypropyltransferase → MSRPQCSRCLRPITHCLCALIPSLDSRTRVLLLQHPSEVNHALNTARLAALGLNNAQLLVGEVFADLASLLTPPGYQARLLFPADDAQPLHAYAPNDQPLLLVVPDGTWRKARKLLHLNPLLAALPRVTLAAGGVSRYRLRKAPGPGALSTVEAIVQALQVLEAPVSFEPLLKPFEALIEGQIAAMGEEVFQRNHGGGDLG, encoded by the coding sequence ATGTCCAGACCCCAATGTTCGCGTTGCCTCAGGCCGATTACCCACTGCTTGTGCGCGCTGATCCCCAGCCTCGACAGCCGCACCCGTGTGTTGCTGTTGCAGCACCCAAGCGAGGTCAACCACGCGCTGAATACCGCGCGGCTGGCGGCGCTGGGCTTGAATAATGCGCAGTTGCTGGTGGGCGAGGTGTTTGCTGATTTGGCGAGCTTGTTAACCCCGCCCGGCTATCAGGCGCGGCTGTTGTTTCCGGCTGACGATGCCCAGCCGCTGCACGCTTATGCGCCCAACGATCAACCGCTGTTGCTGGTAGTGCCCGACGGCACCTGGCGCAAGGCGCGCAAACTGTTGCACCTCAACCCCTTGCTGGCGGCGTTGCCACGGGTGACGTTGGCTGCGGGCGGCGTATCGCGTTATCGACTGCGCAAGGCGCCAGGGCCGGGGGCGTTGTCGACTGTTGAAGCTATCGTGCAGGCGTTGCAGGTGTTGGAGGCGCCGGTGTCCTTCGAGCCGTTGCTCAAACCGTTCGAGGCGTTGATCGAAGGGCAGATTGCGGCGATGGGGGAGGAGGTGTTTCAGAGAAATCATGGCGGCGGGGATTTGGGCTAG
- a CDS encoding nuclear transport factor 2 family protein: MSAQAVLKAAADLVSAFARNDREAYFAAFTADASFVFYTLPQPLLSRDAYQALWDSWRRDEGFEVLSCTSSNAFVSLQGDVALFIHDVTTELRMNGEQFHSQERETIVFKRQASHVEQQGLWLACHEHLSAMPEGLPPH, translated from the coding sequence ATGAGCGCGCAAGCCGTACTAAAAGCGGCCGCCGACCTGGTGTCGGCGTTCGCCCGCAACGACCGCGAGGCCTACTTCGCGGCGTTCACGGCGGATGCCAGCTTTGTCTTTTACACCCTTCCCCAACCACTGCTGAGCCGCGATGCCTACCAGGCGTTGTGGGACAGCTGGCGTCGGGATGAAGGGTTCGAGGTGCTTTCCTGCACTTCGAGCAACGCCTTTGTCAGCCTGCAGGGTGACGTGGCGCTATTTATTCATGACGTGACCACCGAGTTGCGCATGAACGGGGAGCAATTTCATAGCCAGGAGCGCGAGACCATTGTCTTCAAACGACAAGCCTCGCACGTAGAACAACAAGGCCTGTGGCTGGCCTGTCACGAACATTTGTCCGCTATGCCGGAAGGGCTGCCGCCCCATTAG